A stretch of the Medicago truncatula cultivar Jemalong A17 chromosome 5, MtrunA17r5.0-ANR, whole genome shotgun sequence genome encodes the following:
- the LOC120580674 gene encoding uncharacterized mitochondrial protein AtMg00810-like: MHQPLGFKDPEHPNHVCLLRKSLYGLKQVPRAWYKWFADFVSSIGFSQSKSDNSLFIYRKDTNMAYILLYVDDIILTASSDTLLKFIISLLSSEFAMKDLGSLNYFFRIAVTRYTDGLFLSHKKYAEEIIECAGMSSCKLCPTLVDTKPKLSGKSTTPYKDQSLYRNLAGALQYLTFTRPTISYAVQQICLFMRNSMDDHMQALRRILRYVQGTRQYGLHLYPSSTSSLISYTDADWGGCSDTRRSTSGYCVFLGDNLHSWSSKRQPTLSRSSAEVEYRSVANVVSESSWLRNLLLELHCPIYKATMVYCDNVSAIYLSGNPVQYQRTKHIEMDIHFVREKVARGQVRVLHVTSRYQIVDIFTKGLPLVLFQDFRDNLSIRKLPALTTGM; encoded by the coding sequence ATGCATCAACCTTTAGGTTTTAAGGATCCAGAGCATCCGAATCATGTGTGCCTTCTACGAAAATCATTGTATGGACTCAAACAAGTTCCTCGAGCATGGTACAAATGGTTTGCAGATTTTGTTTCTTCTATTGGGTTCTCTCAAAGTAAGTCAGATAACTCTCTCTTCATCTATCGGAAAGATACTAATATGGCCTACATTCTTTTGTATGTCGACGACATCATTCTTACTGCTTCATCTGATACTCTTCTCAAATTTATCATATCACTTCTCAGTTCTGAATTTGCTATGAAAGATTTggggtcccttaactatttctTTCGTATTGCAGTCACAAGATACACTGATGGTCTATTTTTATCTCATAAAAAGTATGCAGAAGAGATCATTGAATGTGCTGGCATGTCCTCGTGTAAGCTATGTCCTACCCTGGTCGACACAAAACCGAAGCTTAGTGGCAAAAGTACCACCCCATATAAGGACCAATCTCTCTACCGCAACCTTGCTGGAGCTCTACAATATCTCACATTTACTAGGCCTACCATTTCCTATGCAGTACAACAGATTTGTTTATTTATGCGTAATTCGATGGATGATCACATGCAGGCTCTCAGGCGCATCCTGCGCTATGTTCAAGGAACTCGTCAGTATGGACTGCATCTTTATCCCTCATCCACTTCATCCTTGATATCCTACACAGATGCCGATTGGGGCGGATGTTCAGATACCAGGAGATCTACTTCTGGTTATTGTGTATTTCTTGGTGACAATCTACACTCGTGGTCTTCCAAACGCCAACCCACATTATCTCGCTCTAGTGCTGAAGTCGAATACCGAAGTGTTGCCAATGTCGTATCTGAGTCTTCTTGGTTACGCAACCTACTTTTGGAGTTACATTGTCCTATCTACAAGGCTACCATGGTCTACTGTGACAATGTTAGTGCGATATATTTATCTGGGAACCCTGTTCAATATCAACGCACTAAACACATCGAGATGGATATTCACTTCGTTCGTGAAAAAGTGGCTCGTGGACAAGTACGTGTTCTACATGTCACCTCACGATATCAAATTGTCGATATTTTCACGAAAGGTCTTCCCCTAGTACTCTTTCAAGATTTCAGGGACAATCTCAGCATACGCAAGCTCCCCGCTTTGACTACGGGGATGTGA
- the LOC112422138 gene encoding uncharacterized protein, producing the protein MAATTADLATQQPKFHSAFGITNVKSIIPITLDNDSRHYLSWSALFQVQACVHNMIAHIITPTDEKEKRKAEATKKNDPGLWKRLDAVVLQFAAMFQDNKHSRAVNLEHQFTNTNLEDFPSTKAYCNRLKLLGDQLANDYSPVINTRLRLKMIYGLTESYAGFVTYIQQHDPLPTFEMEKSRLELEESTMAQRVARESNYSSSSQEALLIKSQDENSFSSTSPTVNPARAVNNNSSSSCGNNKNRGRNRGHKGRNSGRGGYSNNGGGGWQQSGGGGRGQSSFWQ; encoded by the exons ATGGCAGCAACAACGGCTGATTTAGCAACCCAACAACCCAAATTCCACTCTGCTTTTGGAATCACCAACGTGAAATCCATCATTCCAATCACGTTGGACAACGATTCAAGGCATTATCTCTCATGGTCTGCACTATTTCAAGTTCAAGCTTGTGTTCATAACATGATTGCTCATATCATCACTCCCactgatgaaaaagaaaaacgaaaAGCAGAAGCAACAAAGAAAAACGACCCCGGTCTTTGGAAACGTCTCGACGCGGTTGTTTTGCA ATTTGCTGCTATGTTTCAAGATAACAAGCATTCGAGAGCAGTCAACCTCGAACATCAATTCACCAACACGAATTTGGAAGATTTTCCGTCTACCAAAGCCTATTGCAATCGTCTCAAATTACTCGGCGATCAGCTTGCAAATGATTATTCTCCCGTGATCAACACTCGTCTTAGGTTGAAAATGATTTATGGACTCACCGAATCATATGCAGGATTCGTCACATACATTCAGCAACACGATCCCTTACCGACATTTGAAATGGAGAAATCTCGGTTGGAACTAGAAGAATCAACCATGGCCCAACGTGTTGCACGCGAATCCAACTACTCATCCTCATCTCAGGAAGCCTTGCTAATTAAATCACAAgatgaaaattcattttcttccacctcTCCTACTGTCAATCCCGCGCGTGCtgtcaacaacaacagcagtaGCAGTTGCGGCAACAACAAAAATCGAGGACGGAACCGCGGTCACAAGGGGAGAAACTCCGGCAGAGGCGGCTACAGTAACAACGGTGGCGGTGGCTGGCAGCAATCAGGCGGTGGTGGACGCGGACAGAGTTCCTTTTGGCAGTAG